The proteins below come from a single Edaphobacter acidisoli genomic window:
- a CDS encoding ABC transporter ATP-binding protein, translated as MADAKPDKKSEPQKKTALEDDVVGKAYDGRLMRRLLTYLRPYKLQAILSAFAIIFKAGSDVAGPWLVKVAVDTYMTRTPYEKLGWLARHLNRNPLAGIAQIGALYLASLFITFGLEFLQTYMMQWTGQKIMFDLRSQIFRHLQRMSPAFFDRNPVGRLVTRVTSDVDALNEMFTSGVLAIFEDVFVLSFIVIIMLRMSWPLALLAVSVIPIILYATRIFRRYVRDSYRRQRAATARINSFTQEYVSGMSVVQLFNRERRAFHDFSQVNAENKKAWTDAIFAYALYYPIVEFLSSTAIALIIWFGGWAVLRNEAALSGRIEGIFGTVTLGVLIAFIQYAQRFFRPIQDLSDKYNILQAAMAASERVFKLLDTQSEIVSPANPIPGNNSGRIEFRNVWFTYQKLDDAQRARIATATEEDLRTFADIEWVLMGVSFVIEPDETAAIVGHTGAGKTTITALMMRFYDIQHGSILVDDVDVRQQDLTKLRQRFGVVLQDPFLFTGTIADNVRLGSSWITDERLQRACDDVNIGDFIRTLPGKFNEPVQERGATLSTGQKQLISFARALAHSPRILILDEATSSVDTDTELRVRLALSRMITGRTSILIAHRLSTIQSADTILVMHKGHLRERGTHQELLSHRGLYWKLYQLQYKDQEPGAETAAFQPLSAD; from the coding sequence ATGGCAGACGCGAAGCCGGACAAAAAGTCCGAACCACAAAAGAAGACCGCACTCGAAGACGACGTTGTCGGCAAAGCCTACGACGGACGCCTGATGCGCCGTCTGCTCACCTACCTCCGCCCGTACAAGCTGCAGGCAATCCTCTCTGCCTTCGCCATCATCTTCAAAGCAGGCAGCGATGTAGCCGGCCCCTGGCTCGTCAAAGTCGCAGTCGACACCTACATGACCAGGACGCCATACGAGAAACTCGGCTGGCTCGCCCGGCACCTCAACCGCAATCCCCTGGCCGGCATCGCCCAGATCGGTGCCCTCTACCTTGCGTCCCTCTTCATCACCTTCGGCCTGGAGTTCCTCCAGACCTACATGATGCAGTGGACCGGCCAGAAGATCATGTTTGACCTGCGCAGTCAGATCTTCCGTCATCTCCAGCGCATGTCTCCCGCCTTCTTCGACCGCAACCCAGTCGGCCGCCTCGTCACCCGCGTCACCTCCGACGTCGACGCGCTCAACGAGATGTTCACCTCCGGCGTCCTCGCCATCTTTGAAGACGTCTTCGTCCTCAGCTTCATCGTTATCATCATGTTGCGCATGAGCTGGCCTCTGGCACTGCTTGCCGTCTCCGTCATCCCGATCATCCTCTACGCCACGCGCATCTTCCGCCGCTACGTCCGCGACAGCTACCGACGCCAGCGCGCTGCCACCGCCCGCATCAACTCCTTCACGCAGGAGTACGTCTCCGGCATGAGCGTCGTGCAGCTCTTCAACCGCGAGCGCCGCGCCTTCCACGACTTCTCCCAGGTCAACGCCGAAAACAAAAAGGCCTGGACCGACGCCATCTTCGCCTACGCCCTCTACTACCCCATCGTCGAGTTCCTCAGCTCCACCGCCATCGCGCTCATCATCTGGTTTGGAGGATGGGCCGTCCTGCGTAACGAAGCTGCGCTCTCAGGCCGCATCGAAGGCATCTTCGGCACCGTCACCCTCGGCGTCCTCATCGCCTTCATCCAGTACGCGCAGCGATTCTTCCGCCCCATTCAGGACCTCAGCGACAAATACAACATCCTGCAAGCCGCCATGGCCGCCAGCGAGCGCGTCTTCAAGCTCCTCGACACGCAATCCGAGATCGTCTCGCCCGCTAACCCAATCCCCGGCAACAACTCAGGACGCATCGAGTTCCGCAACGTCTGGTTCACCTATCAAAAGCTCGACGACGCCCAACGCGCCCGCATCGCCACCGCCACCGAAGAAGACCTCCGCACCTTCGCCGACATCGAGTGGGTCCTCATGGGCGTCAGCTTCGTCATCGAGCCCGATGAGACCGCCGCCATCGTCGGCCACACCGGCGCAGGCAAAACCACCATCACTGCACTGATGATGCGCTTCTACGATATCCAGCACGGCAGCATCCTCGTCGACGACGTGGACGTCCGCCAGCAGGACCTCACCAAACTTCGCCAACGCTTCGGCGTCGTCCTGCAGGACCCATTCCTCTTCACCGGCACCATCGCCGACAATGTCCGCCTCGGCTCCTCCTGGATCACTGACGAGCGCCTCCAGCGCGCCTGCGACGACGTCAACATCGGCGACTTCATCCGCACCCTGCCGGGCAAGTTCAACGAACCCGTGCAGGAGCGCGGCGCCACGCTCTCCACTGGCCAGAAGCAACTCATCAGCTTCGCTCGCGCACTCGCGCACTCGCCCCGCATCCTCATCCTCGACGAGGCCACCAGCTCCGTCGACACCGACACCGAGCTCCGCGTCCGCCTCGCCCTCTCCCGCATGATCACCGGCCGCACGTCCATCCTCATCGCGCACCGGCTCTCCACCATCCAGTCCGCCGATACCATCCTCGTCATGCACAAAGGACATCTCCGCGAGCGAGGTACCCACCAGGAACTGCTCTCCCACCGCGGCCTCTACTGGAAGCTCTACCAACTCCAGTACAAAGATCAGGAACCCGGCGCCGAAACCGCTGCCTTCCAACCACTCTCAGCCGACTAG
- a CDS encoding L-threonylcarbamoyladenylate synthase: MVTERLEGGLGVLRAAELLRRGGTVAFPTETVYGLGANALDAEAVARIFAAKERPGWDPVIVHVSDRLMLERVAVVSDEMAERVEALMAAFWPGPLTLLLPRSAAVPDSVTAGRPLVGVRMPSHPIALELILTAQVPVAAPSANRFGRISPTTAAHVLGDLDGRIDAVLDGGPTQVGVESTVLDVGQMMIYRPGAVTAEMIRAVAGEMRVFAGGDAVSKPESLPSPGVGMRHYAPRARLVLVSGEAALQEVVAGLVDVGVMLPDGWNAGAAVREFSWGAWDDPAVLAQRLFAGLRELDEAGVAVIVCPVPEMGGLGDALRDRLEKAARVK, from the coding sequence ATGGTGACTGAGAGGCTGGAGGGTGGGTTGGGTGTGCTGCGCGCGGCGGAGTTGCTGAGGCGCGGCGGGACTGTGGCGTTTCCGACGGAGACGGTGTATGGGCTGGGCGCGAATGCTTTGGACGCGGAGGCGGTGGCGAGGATTTTTGCTGCGAAGGAGCGGCCGGGGTGGGACCCGGTGATTGTGCATGTGAGCGATCGGCTGATGCTGGAGCGGGTTGCAGTGGTTTCGGATGAGATGGCGGAGCGGGTTGAGGCACTGATGGCGGCGTTTTGGCCGGGACCGCTGACGTTGTTGCTGCCGCGCAGTGCGGCGGTGCCGGATTCGGTGACAGCGGGTAGGCCGCTGGTGGGGGTGAGGATGCCGTCGCATCCGATTGCGCTGGAGCTGATTTTAACGGCGCAGGTTCCGGTGGCGGCGCCGAGTGCGAATCGGTTTGGGCGGATTAGTCCGACGACTGCTGCGCATGTGCTCGGAGATTTGGACGGGAGGATCGACGCGGTGCTCGATGGCGGGCCGACGCAGGTTGGCGTGGAGTCTACCGTGCTGGATGTGGGGCAGATGATGATCTATCGGCCAGGTGCGGTGACGGCGGAGATGATTCGCGCGGTGGCGGGCGAGATGCGGGTGTTTGCTGGCGGGGATGCTGTGAGCAAGCCGGAGAGTTTGCCTTCGCCCGGAGTGGGAATGCGGCATTATGCTCCGCGGGCTCGGCTGGTGCTGGTTTCAGGGGAGGCTGCGTTGCAGGAGGTCGTGGCTGGTCTTGTGGATGTTGGCGTGATGTTGCCGGATGGATGGAATGCTGGGGCGGCTGTGCGGGAGTTTTCCTGGGGGGCTTGGGATGATCCGGCGGTTTTGGCGCAGAGGTTGTTTGCGGGGTTGCGGGAGTTGGATGAGGCTGGGGTTGCGGTAATTGTTTGCCCGGTGCCGGAGATGGGTGGGTTGGGGGATGCTCTTCGGGACCGGTTGGAGAAGGCTGCTCGGGTGAAGTAG
- a CDS encoding class IV adenylate cyclase — MQAPEIELKFPVADIASLESRLVQLGFHQDTPRTFEYNTLYDTPDRALRATRQILRIRQYGSTATVTHKRMSTEAGVDQTRYKLRIETETTVADADALADIFSQLGYAPVFVYEKYRSEWSQSISTKVTGHLVLDETPIGTFAELEGPPAWIDETLAKLGTNHASCTTDSYGKLFLDWKQRTGSPAENLTFSETAALLQR; from the coding sequence ATGCAGGCCCCCGAAATCGAGCTGAAGTTCCCCGTCGCCGACATCGCATCCCTCGAATCTCGCCTCGTCCAGCTCGGCTTCCACCAGGACACCCCCCGCACCTTCGAATACAACACCCTCTACGACACCCCCGATCGCGCCCTCCGCGCCACCCGCCAGATCCTCCGTATCCGCCAGTACGGCTCCACCGCGACCGTCACGCACAAGCGCATGTCCACCGAAGCCGGCGTCGACCAGACCCGCTACAAACTCCGCATCGAAACCGAGACCACCGTCGCCGACGCCGACGCCCTCGCCGACATCTTCTCCCAGCTCGGCTACGCTCCCGTCTTCGTCTACGAGAAGTACCGCAGCGAATGGTCGCAGTCCATCAGCACCAAAGTAACGGGCCATCTCGTCCTCGACGAGACCCCCATCGGCACCTTCGCCGAGCTCGAAGGCCCGCCCGCATGGATCGACGAAACCCTCGCCAAACTGGGCACCAATCACGCCTCCTGCACCACCGACAGCTACGGCAAACTCTTCCTCGATTGGAAGCAGCGCACCGGAAGCCCCGCCGAAAACCTCACCTTCAGCGAGACCGCAGCCCTGCTTCAGCGTTAA
- a CDS encoding energy transducer TonB produces MATRIRKSSSLLALGSMVLGVAGTAHAVNVHRAIVSRVAPVYPELARRMHVGGKVVLLVSVDANGTVSNTKVESGHALLAPAAEDAVKRWHFAPAPAPTESEIDVNFDIDGQ; encoded by the coding sequence TTGGCTACCCGAATCCGTAAATCATCTTCACTCCTCGCCCTTGGCAGCATGGTGCTTGGCGTGGCTGGCACTGCTCACGCCGTCAATGTCCATCGTGCCATCGTCTCCCGCGTCGCTCCGGTCTATCCAGAGCTCGCCCGCCGCATGCACGTTGGCGGCAAAGTCGTGCTCCTGGTCTCGGTCGACGCCAACGGCACCGTCTCCAACACCAAGGTCGAATCAGGCCACGCCCTGCTCGCTCCCGCAGCCGAGGACGCAGTCAAGCGTTGGCACTTCGCCCCTGCTCCCGCACCCACCGAATCCGAAATCGACGTCAACTTCGACATCGACGGCCAGTAG
- a CDS encoding methyl-accepting chemotaxis protein — translation MKLESKLGLSTGCLIVAMLLSAFTAHVRIEEANHLSDVINNNRIPLLVGSNDVDSHLTATISGLESYILFGLDPASSAAYRQARAQQFSMAEASLEKVHQDSMHFDLGGDAPRLASIESGLIALKPLEEKVETLNETKTSQGTAQAYDTLQNQILPLERNIHSTIADMAQSQMVQTNEELAQLRAANRSTLWTLWLATIFGALVGGIISFLLARRITSAITLVAERADAIADGDLTGQPLDLESNDQIGTLAAAMSKMQSSLSSIIGTVANTSGSLSSSAVSMRNSSDQMHRRIDQQSQQTQQAATAMQEMSASIAEVSRHTQSAAETARDAAETARDGGTIVKEVLGNMHSIASAVSDTSSTVTLLGDDSRKISQIVTVIDEIARKTNLLALNAAIEAARAGDQGRGFAVVAGEVRRLAESTAQATGEIASMIQGIQDRTRTAIASMESGTETVQKGVITTTSAGEALEKIIGMAERVDRMIAQIAIAASQQAAAADQSSASLDSIHSLSHDNLTEMATTASGIESLRSTAAALEQQVDRFRLQSAEARHFRTPMPPVPHTSPSLQPV, via the coding sequence ATGAAACTCGAATCAAAGCTCGGCCTCAGCACTGGCTGCCTCATCGTGGCCATGCTCCTCAGCGCCTTCACGGCCCATGTCCGTATCGAGGAGGCCAATCACCTCTCCGACGTCATCAACAACAACCGCATCCCTCTCCTCGTCGGCAGCAACGACGTCGACTCGCACCTCACCGCGACCATCAGCGGCCTCGAGTCCTACATCCTCTTCGGCCTCGACCCAGCTTCTTCCGCCGCCTATCGCCAGGCGCGCGCGCAGCAGTTCTCCATGGCCGAAGCCTCGCTCGAAAAGGTCCATCAGGACTCGATGCACTTTGACCTCGGAGGCGATGCACCACGCCTCGCCTCCATCGAATCCGGTCTCATCGCTCTCAAACCTCTTGAAGAAAAAGTCGAGACTCTCAACGAGACTAAGACCTCACAAGGCACAGCGCAGGCCTACGACACCCTGCAAAACCAGATCCTCCCGCTTGAGAGAAACATTCACTCCACCATCGCCGACATGGCCCAGTCCCAGATGGTCCAGACCAACGAAGAGCTCGCCCAGCTCCGCGCCGCCAACCGCTCCACGCTCTGGACGCTCTGGCTCGCCACCATCTTCGGCGCGCTCGTCGGCGGCATCATCTCGTTCCTGCTCGCCCGCCGCATCACCAGCGCCATCACGCTCGTCGCCGAACGCGCCGACGCCATCGCCGACGGCGACCTCACCGGCCAACCGCTCGACCTCGAAAGCAACGACCAGATCGGCACCCTCGCCGCTGCCATGTCGAAGATGCAGTCCAGCCTGAGCAGCATCATCGGCACCGTCGCCAACACCTCCGGCTCGCTCAGCTCCAGCGCCGTCTCCATGCGCAACTCAAGCGACCAGATGCACCGCCGCATCGACCAGCAGAGCCAGCAAACCCAACAAGCCGCAACAGCCATGCAGGAGATGTCCGCCTCCATCGCCGAAGTCTCCCGCCACACCCAGTCCGCCGCCGAAACTGCACGCGACGCAGCCGAGACCGCACGCGACGGCGGCACCATCGTCAAAGAAGTACTCGGCAACATGCACTCCATCGCCTCCGCCGTCAGCGACACCTCCTCCACCGTCACCCTCCTTGGAGACGACTCCCGCAAAATCTCGCAGATCGTCACCGTCATCGACGAGATCGCCCGCAAGACTAACCTCCTCGCCCTCAACGCCGCGATCGAAGCGGCCCGCGCCGGCGACCAGGGCCGAGGCTTCGCCGTCGTCGCCGGAGAGGTCCGCCGCCTCGCCGAATCCACCGCGCAAGCCACCGGCGAAATCGCCAGCATGATTCAAGGCATTCAGGACCGCACCCGCACCGCCATCGCCAGTATGGAGAGCGGCACCGAGACGGTCCAGAAAGGCGTCATCACCACCACCTCAGCCGGTGAAGCCCTCGAAAAAATCATCGGCATGGCCGAGCGCGTCGACCGCATGATCGCCCAGATCGCCATCGCCGCATCCCAGCAGGCCGCCGCCGCCGATCAATCCAGCGCCAGCCTCGATTCCATCCACTCACTCAGCCACGACAACCTCACCGAGATGGCCACCACCGCATCCGGCATCGAGTCCCTCCGCTCCACCGCAGCCGCGCTCGAGCAGCAGGTCGATCGCTTCCGCCTGCAATCAGCCGAGGCAAGGCATTTCCGCACGCCGATGCCTCCCGTGCCGCACACCTCACCCTCTCTTCAACCCGTATAA
- a CDS encoding energy transducer TonB, with translation MANILVTPPETEPDKPGPVLRPGADEPHLNEETDGSMWVSLLSNIRDAFRPKEAPLKLDSRPADNDLIIEEKGVFGSLWASVRDVFFPEKLPPLQLESKPIAVVDRMKVKRDPTSTAIAVVVHGLIILMIAFLLAKKVKFSAPVKQQELTDVKIPPMAPMKKEAMGGGGGQRGPTPVTKGTPPKFSETQITPPKAPPLQPPKIAVEPTIDVQKDVKMASSIPQLGVANSPIVGFSMGNGRGTGMGSGNGDGLGPGSGGNTGGGVRHIGGGVSAPVLIYSVEPEFSEEARKAKVAGNVLVSLWVDQNGLPSHVRVIRGVGMGLDENAVAAVKQYRFKPAMENGKPVTVELNVEVNFQIF, from the coding sequence ATGGCGAACATATTGGTGACACCGCCCGAGACCGAACCGGACAAGCCAGGACCTGTGCTTCGTCCCGGGGCTGATGAGCCGCACCTGAATGAAGAGACCGATGGGTCGATGTGGGTCTCGCTGCTCTCGAATATTCGAGATGCGTTCAGACCGAAGGAAGCTCCGCTGAAGCTGGATTCGCGCCCTGCGGACAATGATCTGATTATTGAAGAAAAGGGAGTTTTTGGCTCGCTGTGGGCGAGTGTGCGGGATGTGTTCTTCCCGGAGAAGCTGCCGCCGCTGCAGTTGGAGTCGAAACCGATCGCTGTTGTTGATCGGATGAAAGTGAAACGGGACCCCACCTCGACTGCGATTGCAGTGGTGGTTCACGGGCTGATTATTTTGATGATCGCGTTTCTGCTGGCGAAGAAGGTGAAGTTCTCGGCGCCGGTGAAGCAACAAGAGTTGACCGATGTGAAGATTCCGCCGATGGCACCCATGAAGAAGGAAGCGATGGGTGGTGGCGGCGGACAGCGTGGACCGACTCCGGTGACCAAAGGAACGCCGCCGAAGTTCTCTGAGACGCAGATTACTCCGCCGAAAGCTCCGCCGTTGCAGCCGCCGAAGATTGCGGTCGAGCCTACGATTGATGTCCAGAAGGACGTCAAGATGGCGTCGAGCATTCCGCAGCTTGGCGTGGCGAACTCTCCGATTGTCGGGTTTTCCATGGGCAATGGGCGCGGCACGGGTATGGGTTCAGGCAATGGTGATGGACTCGGGCCGGGTTCGGGCGGTAACACGGGCGGCGGGGTGAGGCATATTGGGGGCGGGGTTTCGGCGCCGGTGCTGATCTATTCTGTCGAGCCAGAATTCTCTGAGGAAGCGCGAAAAGCCAAAGTTGCGGGTAACGTGCTGGTGAGCCTGTGGGTTGATCAGAATGGGTTGCCGAGCCATGTGCGTGTGATTCGCGGCGTGGGCATGGGACTGGATGAGAATGCTGTGGCTGCGGTGAAGCAGTACAGGTTCAAGCCAGCGATGGAGAATGGCAAGCCGGTGACGGTGGAACTGAATGTTGAGGTGAACTTCCAGATCTTCTAG
- the ileS gene encoding isoleucine--tRNA ligase gives MPETPVQKPVADQSPAQPAKALKSTLNLPQTPFAMKANLPVNEPIRLESWQKQDLYGQIRAARAGAPRYILHDGPPYANGAIHLGHALNKCIKDFVVKTKTMAGFDAPYVPGWDCHGLPIEIKVDEQLGRKKLEMDPIAVRRACREYAQKYVDLQRSQFERIGVFGRWNDPYLTMSFQYEAAIAETFYDFFENNFVYKGLKPVYWCIHDRTALAEAEVEYEQHTSPSVYVRYKLTSDPTAISPKLSGQNVYTIIWTTTPWTLPASQAVAFNPILDYVALKNSDGATYIVLADLAKQTAEACDLDATEIARFKGSALEHTTFQHPFLDRQVLGVVAPYVTAEQGTGAVHTAPAHGVDDFYTGKRYNLPEIQYVDNAGRHRHTAQHGGHAAQPYEDQTVFKSNPTIIEVLREKGALLSATEFQHSYPHCWRCHNPVIVRATEQWFIGMETPMFTPEGAETTFRQRALDEIKKVKWDPAWGEERISNMIATRPDWCISRQRIWGVPIAVFLCEKCGTPLNDKAINKSIVDLFHKEGADAWYTHDVSALLPAGTKCTCGHTEFRKEMDILDVWFESGASWHAVVEQEPTLRPIPVDLYTEGGDQHRGWFHSSLLCAVGMRGIAPYKMVATSGWTLDEQGRAFSKSLGNGVDPVDIAKRLGGEIVRLWVASVDFREDVAASENLMQRVSDNYRKLRNTLRFLLSNLSDFDPATNAVKDFAKLEPLDQYILAKLAQLTEKIRTAYDEFEFHRAYHALNEFTNTDLSALYLDVLKDRLYTFAPNHPARRSAQTALWRIAETLTRLIAPILSFTADEVWQLLPKIEGREPSVHLALFPNPEDFVTAAMKEELLTEWQYLLGARTATLEQLEHLRKAGSIGKGLDAAVQIESMASYVGILEKYQSALPELFNVSSVSINDLGIQGGAAVSFKGGGVYRPIVERATGTKCERCWRYTSDVGKEEKYPTVCLRCAEALTAINFPPYS, from the coding sequence ATGCCGGAAACGCCTGTCCAGAAGCCTGTTGCCGATCAAAGCCCCGCCCAGCCCGCTAAGGCCCTGAAGTCAACGCTAAACCTGCCACAAACGCCCTTTGCCATGAAGGCGAACCTGCCCGTCAACGAGCCCATCCGCCTCGAATCCTGGCAGAAACAGGACCTCTACGGCCAGATTCGCGCCGCCCGCGCCGGCGCCCCCAGATACATCCTCCACGACGGCCCTCCCTACGCCAACGGAGCCATCCACCTCGGCCACGCGCTCAACAAGTGCATCAAGGACTTCGTCGTCAAAACCAAGACCATGGCCGGATTCGACGCCCCCTACGTCCCCGGCTGGGACTGCCACGGCCTGCCCATCGAGATCAAAGTCGACGAACAGCTCGGCCGCAAAAAGCTCGAGATGGACCCCATCGCCGTCCGCCGCGCCTGCCGCGAGTACGCGCAGAAATACGTCGATCTCCAGCGCTCGCAGTTCGAACGCATCGGCGTCTTCGGGCGCTGGAACGACCCCTACCTCACCATGTCGTTCCAGTACGAAGCCGCCATCGCAGAAACCTTCTACGACTTCTTCGAAAACAACTTCGTCTACAAGGGCCTCAAACCCGTCTACTGGTGCATCCACGACCGCACCGCCCTCGCCGAAGCCGAGGTCGAGTACGAACAGCACACCAGCCCCAGCGTCTACGTCCGCTACAAGCTCACATCCGACCCAACCGCAATTTCACCAAAACTGAGTGGTCAGAACGTCTATACCATCATCTGGACCACCACCCCCTGGACGCTTCCCGCATCGCAAGCCGTGGCCTTCAACCCAATCCTCGACTACGTCGCACTCAAAAACTCCGACGGCGCCACGTACATCGTCCTCGCCGACTTGGCCAAACAAACGGCCGAAGCCTGCGATCTCGACGCCACCGAGATCGCCCGCTTCAAAGGCTCCGCGCTCGAGCACACCACCTTCCAGCATCCATTCCTCGACCGCCAGGTCCTCGGCGTAGTCGCGCCCTACGTCACCGCCGAGCAAGGCACCGGAGCCGTCCACACCGCCCCCGCCCATGGCGTCGACGACTTCTACACCGGCAAGCGCTACAACCTGCCCGAGATCCAATACGTCGACAACGCCGGCCGCCACCGCCACACCGCGCAGCACGGAGGCCACGCCGCACAGCCCTACGAAGACCAGACCGTCTTCAAATCGAACCCCACCATCATCGAGGTTCTCCGCGAAAAAGGCGCGCTCCTCAGCGCCACCGAGTTCCAGCACTCCTACCCACACTGCTGGCGCTGCCACAACCCCGTCATCGTCCGCGCCACCGAGCAGTGGTTCATCGGCATGGAAACCCCGATGTTCACGCCCGAAGGCGCAGAGACCACCTTCCGCCAGCGTGCCCTCGACGAGATAAAAAAAGTGAAGTGGGACCCCGCCTGGGGCGAAGAGCGCATCTCTAACATGATCGCCACGCGCCCCGACTGGTGCATCTCGCGCCAGCGCATCTGGGGCGTGCCCATCGCCGTCTTTCTCTGCGAAAAATGCGGCACCCCACTCAACGACAAGGCCATCAACAAGAGCATCGTCGATCTCTTCCACAAAGAAGGCGCCGACGCCTGGTACACCCACGACGTCTCCGCGCTGCTCCCAGCAGGCACAAAGTGCACGTGCGGCCACACCGAGTTCCGCAAAGAGATGGACATCCTCGACGTCTGGTTCGAGTCCGGAGCAAGCTGGCACGCCGTCGTCGAGCAGGAGCCAACGCTCCGCCCCATCCCCGTTGACCTCTATACCGAAGGCGGCGACCAGCACCGCGGCTGGTTCCACTCCTCACTGCTCTGCGCAGTAGGAATGCGCGGCATCGCGCCATACAAAATGGTCGCCACCAGCGGCTGGACGCTCGACGAGCAAGGCCGCGCCTTCTCGAAATCACTCGGCAACGGCGTCGATCCTGTAGACATCGCCAAACGTCTCGGCGGCGAGATCGTCCGCCTCTGGGTAGCATCGGTAGACTTCCGCGAAGACGTAGCCGCCAGCGAAAACCTCATGCAGCGCGTCAGCGACAACTACCGCAAGCTGCGCAACACGCTTCGCTTCCTCCTGAGCAACCTCAGCGACTTCGATCCCGCAACGAACGCAGTCAAAGACTTCGCGAAGCTCGAACCTTTAGACCAATACATCCTCGCCAAGCTAGCGCAGCTCACCGAAAAAATCCGCACCGCCTACGACGAGTTCGAATTCCACCGCGCCTACCACGCGCTCAACGAATTCACCAACACCGACCTCAGCGCCCTCTACCTCGACGTCTTAAAAGACCGTCTCTACACCTTCGCGCCAAACCACCCCGCCCGCCGCAGCGCCCAAACCGCCCTCTGGCGCATCGCCGAAACCCTAACCCGCCTCATCGCCCCCATCCTAAGCTTCACCGCCGACGAAGTCTGGCAACTCCTTCCGAAGATAGAGGGCCGCGAACCCAGCGTCCACCTGGCCCTGTTTCCTAACCCCGAAGACTTCGTTACAGCAGCCATGAAAGAGGAGTTGCTGACGGAATGGCAATACCTACTGGGAGCACGTACAGCTACTCTCGAACAGCTCGAGCATCTACGGAAAGCCGGATCGATTGGTAAAGGCCTAGATGCTGCCGTTCAGATCGAATCGATGGCTTCTTACGTGGGAATTTTAGAGAAGTATCAATCTGCCTTACCTGAGCTTTTCAATGTTTCCTCTGTTTCAATAAATGATCTCGGGATTCAAGGCGGAGCCGCTGTTAGCTTCAAAGGAGGCGGTGTTTATAGGCCAATTGTTGAACGGGCCACCGGAACCAAGTGTGAACGCTGCTGGCGCTACACCTCCGACGTAGGCAAGGAAGAAAAATACCCCACCGTCTGCCTGCGCTGCGCAGAAGCCCTCACCGCCATCAACTTCCCTCCGTACTCATAG
- the lspA gene encoding signal peptidase II gives MTTSAPGQHKTTDKRPVLFLIAALVILLDRLSKLWIIHHIRPGFAITIIPRVFRLTHVLNTGAAFSLFADSLSPLVVRDSLVAFSIIAVIIVGALLWRMGREITLTGIALALILGGALGNLYDRLVYSFVVDFLEVHIIHYHWPDFNVADSCIVIGACLLLIEIFHPQPTDN, from the coding sequence ATGACCACCAGCGCCCCAGGCCAGCACAAGACCACCGACAAACGCCCCGTCCTCTTCCTCATCGCCGCGCTCGTCATCCTGCTCGACCGCCTCTCGAAGCTCTGGATCATCCACCACATCCGTCCCGGCTTCGCCATCACGATCATCCCGCGCGTCTTCCGCCTGACGCACGTGCTCAACACCGGCGCGGCCTTCTCGCTCTTCGCCGACTCGCTCTCACCCCTCGTCGTCCGCGACTCGCTCGTCGCCTTCTCGATCATCGCGGTCATCATCGTAGGCGCACTGCTCTGGCGCATGGGCCGCGAGATCACCCTCACCGGCATAGCCCTCGCGCTCATCCTCGGCGGAGCGCTCGGCAACCTCTACGACCGCCTCGTCTACTCCTTCGTGGTCGACTTCCTCGAAGTCCACATCATCCACTACCACTGGCCCGACTTCAACGTAGCCGACAGCTGCATCGTCATCGGAGCCTGCCTCCTCCTGATCGAAATCTTCCACCCGCAACCAACCGACAACTAG